GCGGACGCTGCGCGGCGCGGGGCTGAAGCTGGTCGGCGCCCCGGAGCCGGGCGAGTGGCGCTGGACCCGCCAGTTGCAGCCCTCCTGACACCCGACCTCCCGGCTGATCGCCCTTGACGCACGGCGCGCGGTCGCGGAGACTGCCCGACCAAATCGATTTGCCACAGCAGGAGAACGTGATCCATGGGCGCAGCCGCTCGCACGACCGGACGGACGAAGCGGGTCCTGTCCTCGTTGTTCGTCCAGGTGCTCGTCGCGGCGGCCCTCGGCATCGCCGTCGGCCACGTCTGGCCGGACGTCGGTGCCGCGCTGAAACCGATCGGCGACGGGTTCATCCGCCTGATCAAGATGGCGATCGCACCGCTCGTGTTCTGCGTGGTCGTGGTCGGCATCTGCAAGGCCGGGGACATGCGCTCGGTGGGCCGCATCGGGCTCAAGGCGCTGGTCTACTTCGAAGTCGTCACCACGGCCGCGCTCGTGCTCGGGCTCGTCGCGGGCAACCTGCTGCAGCCCGGCGCGGGGCTGGACGTCGACCCGGCGACGCTCGACACCACCGGGGTCGAGGAGAAGACCCACGGCGAGCAGGTGCCCGGTCCGGCCGAGTTCGTGCTGCACATGATCCCGGAGAGCGCGGTGGCTGCGTTCGCCGAGAACGAGCTGCTGCAGGTGCTGCTGTTCGCCGTGCTCTTCGCCGCCGGCCTGCTGCACGTCGGCACCACCCGCGCGCCGCAGGTCTTCGCGTTCGTCGAGCAGACCGGCGAGGTCATCTTCACGGTCGTCGGCTACGTCATGCGCCTCGCCCCGCTCGCGGTGTTCGGCTCCATGGCGTACCTCATCGGCGAGTACGGGCTGGCCTCGCTGGCCACCTACGCCAAGCTCATCGCCGCCTGCTACGGCGCCGCGCTGCTGTTCTGCGTGCTGCTCGGCGTCCTGCTCCGCGCGTTCACAGGGCTCAGCCTGCTGCGCTTCCTGCGCTACACCCGCGCGGAGTTCGCGCTGGCGGTGGGCACGGCCTCCAGCGAAGCGGTGATGCCGCGGATGATGGAGAAGCTGGAACGCGCCGGGTGCCGCAAGGAGGCGGTCGGGCTGGTCGTGCCGACCGGGTACTCGTTCAACCTCGACGGCGCCTCCCTCTACCTGTCGCTGGCCACGCTGTTCATGGCCCAGGCCGTGGGTGTGGAGCTGGACCTCGGCCAGCAGGTCACGGTGGTCCTCGTGCTGGTGCTCACCTCGAAGGGCATGGCCGGGGTGCCGGGGTCGGCGTTCATCGCGCTGTCCGCCACCGCGTCCGCGGTCGGCGTCATCCCGGTGGCCGCAGTGGCCTTGATGCTCGGCGCGGACCGGTTCATGGACACGATGCGGGTGGTCACCAACCTGCTGGGCAACTGCGTGGCGACCTTCGTGGTGTCGAAGTGGGACGGCGCCCTCGACCAGGACCGGGCCCGCGCGGTGCTGGCCGCGCCGGAGGAGGACGTGCCCGCCTCCGAGGCGGCCCCGCGCTGACGCCTCACCGGTCGGCGAGCTTCTCGGCCAGCAGCGGCACGAGCGTGTCCAGCGAGTACGGGATGCTCAGCACGGTGCCGTGCGCCAGCGCGAGCCCGGCGTCCCGCAGCGGCAGCACGACCACGTCGCCGCGCCGGGCCACCCGCAGCCGCTGGAACAGCGGGTCCTCGGCCAGCCGCCGGGAATCCCCGCCCTGGTCGATGACCACCAGCACGTCGGACTCCAGCACCGAGGTCTTCTCCGGGCTGAGGTCCAGGTAGAAGCTGCGGCCGTCGTCGAGCGCCTGCGCGGCGGGCGGCAACTGGATGCCCAGCTCGGCCAGGAACCGGCCGCGGGCGTCGTCGCGGGTGTAGGGCCAGTACCCGCCCTGCGGGTTGAGGAGCACCACGGCACCGGTGGCGCCGGCGAACTCCGGGTGCTGGGCGGCGGCCTGGTCGATGCGGGCCTGGGTGTCGGCGATGAGCTGCTCGGCCCGCTGCGGCTCACCGACCGCCTTCCCGATCATCCGGGTGGTCTCCTGCCACGGCGTGCCGAAGTCGGGGTAGCCGTGGGGACGCACGAGGGTCGGCGCCACCGCGGACAGCCGCTCGTACAGCGCGTCGTCCACCGCGGCGTTCACCGCCACGATGAGGTCCGGCTCCAGCGCGGCGACCTCCTCCACGTCGATGTCGCCCTGGGTGGGGAACAGGTGGGGCTTCGCCCCGCGCAACCGGTCCTGGGCCCACGGGCCGGGGCCCGGCATGTCGCTCCACGGCCTTATCGCCACCGGCACCACGTCGAGCGCGAGCAGCGGGTCCACGTCGGTGTAGCCGAGCGCGACGACCCGCTGCGGGCGCTCGGGGATGACGGTGGTGCCGTGGGAGTGCTCGATCGTCACCGGGAAGGCGCCGTCGCCGGGCTGCTGCTGCGGCTGGTCGGTGCTGCCGCTGCCGCAGGAGGCGACCAGCAGCAGCGACACGAGCGCGCAGAGCAGCGCGGCGGCGCGGCGCGGTGAGTGCGCGGAGTGGGGCATGGGGGCCTCGCAATCTCGGTCAGGTTAGCCAAGCCTAACCTGACCGAGATGGCTGCGAGGACCCGGACTCAGGCCACCTGGGCGGCGGGAGGCAGGTCGGCCGGGGCGCCGCCGCGCCACCGGGTCGGGTCCGGCCCCAGCTCGACCAGCTGGCGGACCTGCAGCTCGCACCACGGCGACACCTCGACCCGCCCGGACAGCACACCGGTGCTGAACTCGGCCCAGTCCACCCAGCGGGTCTCGGCGACCTCGTCGGGGTTGGGTCGCGGGGTGTCCTCGGTGAAGGCGAAGAACACCGGGCACATCTCGTTCTCGACGACCCCGTTGGGCATCACGGCGCGGTAGCGGAAGCCGGGCAGCGCCAGCTCCAGGTCGTGCACGGTCAGCCCCAGCTCCTCGCCGAGCCGCCGGACGATCGCCGCACCCATGTCCTCCTCCGGCGCCGGGTGCCCGCAGCAGGTGTTGGTCCACACGCTCGGGAAGGTGGGCTTGTGGTGGGCCCGCTGGGTCAGCAGGAACTCACCCCGGTCGTTGAAGACGTAGCACGAGAACGCCAGGTGCAGCGGGGTTTGCCGGTGGTGCACGGTCGTCTTGTCCTCGATCCCGATCGCCTGACCGGTCTCGTCGAGCAGTACCACCTTTTCCACTGGAGCGACCTCCTGGTTCCTCGTGCTCATCGCCTGCGGCCCCGGACGGGGCGCCGGTCTGTGCCCTGGCGGCAGCAGACCCGCTGTGCCGCAGTCCTCCTGATTCTCCAGCCGAGCGTGCCCGGCGGCAGCGTCGGCGAGCGGTCGTGCGCTCCCGCCCGCCGGCGCCGACCGCGCTGGTGCCCGGGCGCGCCTCACGCCCGCACCCCGCTCGGGGTCCGCTCGACGGTCTCCGCGCAGGCCAGGACGTCGTCCTGGAAGGCGAGGTAGAGGTTCGCCACCACCTGCGCGGACGAGATCCGCCCGCCGATGAGCCGTTCGACGTTGCGCAGCCGGTACCGGACCGTGTTGGGGTGGATGAACAGCAGCTCGGCGGTCCGCTTCACGTCCTGGTCGCAGGCGAGGTAGTGCACCACGGTCTCCACCAGCTCCGGCGAGGTGGTCAGCGCGCCGAAGTGCCGTTCGAAGCGGTCGGCGACCTGCGAGTCGTCGCGCCGCGTCAGCAGCCAGGTGGCGAAGTCGACCTCGTCGAGCCGCACCAGGGTCCGGCCGCTGCCCCGGCCGTGGCGGCGGCCGGCCAGGTGCCAGGCGGTGGTGGCCTCCTGGACGTAGCGGGCCGCCACCGTGAGGTCGCTGAAGGGGCCGCTGACCCCGACCAGGTGGGTGCGGGCGAGGTCGTCCAGCCAGGGGCCGGCGGCCTCGCCGTCGGCGAGCACCGCGGTCAGCTCGCCGGACTCGTGGTCCGGCTCCCGCTCCGCGGCCAGCACCAGCGGCAGGTCGGCGAGCTCGGCCTGCTCCAGCACCACCTCGGCGGTGTCCCGCACCCCGGGCTCGCCGCGCAGCGCGCTCGCCACCACCACGCGGAGGTCGTCACCGACGCGGAACCCGAACGGGCGCAACCGGTCCCACGTCTGGCGGACCTGCGAGGCGGTGACCCCGGTGCGGAGCGCCGACACCAGCCGCGCCGCCTCCGCGCGCTCCTGGCTGATCACCAGCGACCGCGAGGCGTTGGCGGCGGCCAGCACCCGCTCGGCGGTCTCCAGCAGGTCGGGGCTGAGGTCGTCCAGCAGCGCGCCGTTGCGCGAGGCCACCGCCAGCTGGAACCGCGTGCCGCGCAGCAGGAAGGGCCGGGTGGCGACCGTCCACTGCCCGACGGTGAACCGCTGCGCCCCGTGCGGGCGGGCGCTGATCTCCTCCCAGACCAGGCGGAGCGGACCGTGACCGGTGGAGGCCACGACGCGCCCCTCGCCCTCGTAGAGCACGGCCGCCCCCTTGCACAGCGCGCCCAGCCGGACCACCAGCGCGCTCACCGGGTCCGAGGCCGACAGCGCGTGCAGCAGGTCGTTCTGCAACCACACCGTGCGCTTGAGCAGGTAGGTCTCCATCGACAGCGCGCCGCTGGTGATGTGGTCGGCGATCGCGGTGAACGGGGTCTCCGCCGCGTGCACGGCCAGCACCGGCAGGCTCCGCTCGCGCGCGGCCGCGCGCAGGGGGTCCGGGACCCGCTCGAAGTGCACCCCGGTGCCGAACAGCAGGGCGGCGGCGCCCGCGGCGACGAGGTCGGTGACCAGCCGCTCCTGCGGCCCCGGGTCCTCCGGCGCGGCCGCGAACGGGGTGCCGGTGGTGAGCGCGACCGCCCCGGGGCGCAGCTGGGCGGCGGCCTCGGCGACCTCGACCGGGTGCGCCGAGCGGACCACCCGCGACAGGTCGCCGGACTCCACCACGGTGAGCTGCAGGCTCGGCTCGTCGACCAGGTGGCGCAGGGTCAACTGCGGCCACCCGCCGCGGCTGTCCAGCTCCACCGGCCCTCCCGCCCCTGTCCGATGTGACAAGACGACGGCACGTCGTCTGTGCTCTTCACAGTGACAGCACGTACAGCGTGTAGCAACCTCCTCACTGAACCGCAGCCGGCGGCGGCCCTGTCCCACCCGCACCACTCGAGGAGGCACCCGCATGGCACAGCAGCGCGTGGCCGTCGACGTCGGAGGCACGTTCACCGACGTGTGCGTGTTCGACGAGGACACCAAGAGCATCCGGGTCACCAAGGTCCCGTCGACCCCGGACGACCCGATGCGCGCGGTGCTCGACGGCATCGAGCGCGGCGGCGTCGACCTCAGCGAGGTGTCGCTGTTCTCGCACGGCACGACCGTGGCCACCAACGCCCTGATCACGAGGGACTTCCAACCGGCCGCGATGGTCACCACCACCGGGTTCCGCGACGTCATCGAGATCCGCGACGGCACCAAGGACGACCTCTGGGACGCCTACCACGACGTGGCGCGGCCCTACCTGCGCCGCCGGGACCGCTTCGAGGTCACCGAGCGCGTCGACCACGACGGCAACGTGGTGACCCCGCTGGACGAGGCGGAGGCCCGGCGCGTCGCGGCGCTGCTGCGCAGGCGCGGGGTGCGCACCGTGGCGGTCTGCTTCGTCAACTCCTACGCCAACCCGGCCCACGAGATCCGGATGCGCGAGATCCTCGAGGAGGAGCTGCCCGGGGTGACCGTCTGCGCCAGCGCGGAGATCCTCCCGGAGATCTTCGAGCACGACCGGTTCACCACCACCGTCGCCAACGCCGTGCTCGCCCCGCTGGTCAGCGGCTACGTCAACCGGCTCGCCGAGGAGCTGGCGGCCGGCGGCTACCGCGGCGACCTCCTGTTGCTGCACTCCGGCGGCGGCTCGATGACCCCGCGCACCGTGGAGCGCTACCCGGTCCGCCTGGCCGCCTCCGGCATCGCCGCGGGAGCCATCGCCGCCCGGCACGTGGCCACCCAGTGCGGCTACGCCAACGCCATCAGCCTGGACATGGGCGGCACCAGCACCGACATCGCCATGGTGCACGGCGGTGAGCTCCGGGTGACCAAGGAGTGGTCGGTCGAGTACGGCTACCCGATCATCTTCCCGTCGATCGAGGTGCTCACCATCGGCGCCGGTGGCGGGTCCGTCGCGCACATCGACGAGGCCGGGTCGCTGCGCAACGGCCCGCAGTCGGCCGGAGCGGTGCCCGGACCGGCGTGCTACGGCGCGGGCGGCACCGCCCCCACCAACTCGGACGCCAACCTGGTGCTCAACCGGCTGGGCACCAGCTTGGCCGGCGGGGCCAAGACGCTCGCGCCGGAGCTGGCCGAGGCCGCGCTGCTCGACCACGTCGCCCGGCCGCTCGGGCTCTCGC
This region of Saccharopolyspora hordei genomic DNA includes:
- a CDS encoding iron-siderophore ABC transporter substrate-binding protein, with the translated sequence MPHSAHSPRRAAALLCALVSLLLVASCGSGSTDQPQQQPGDGAFPVTIEHSHGTTVIPERPQRVVALGYTDVDPLLALDVVPVAIRPWSDMPGPGPWAQDRLRGAKPHLFPTQGDIDVEEVAALEPDLIVAVNAAVDDALYERLSAVAPTLVRPHGYPDFGTPWQETTRMIGKAVGEPQRAEQLIADTQARIDQAAAQHPEFAGATGAVVLLNPQGGYWPYTRDDARGRFLAELGIQLPPAAQALDDGRSFYLDLSPEKTSVLESDVLVVIDQGGDSRRLAEDPLFQRLRVARRGDVVVLPLRDAGLALAHGTVLSIPYSLDTLVPLLAEKLADR
- the dctA gene encoding C4-dicarboxylate transporter DctA: MGAAARTTGRTKRVLSSLFVQVLVAAALGIAVGHVWPDVGAALKPIGDGFIRLIKMAIAPLVFCVVVVGICKAGDMRSVGRIGLKALVYFEVVTTAALVLGLVAGNLLQPGAGLDVDPATLDTTGVEEKTHGEQVPGPAEFVLHMIPESAVAAFAENELLQVLLFAVLFAAGLLHVGTTRAPQVFAFVEQTGEVIFTVVGYVMRLAPLAVFGSMAYLIGEYGLASLATYAKLIAACYGAALLFCVLLGVLLRAFTGLSLLRFLRYTRAEFALAVGTASSEAVMPRMMEKLERAGCRKEAVGLVVPTGYSFNLDGASLYLSLATLFMAQAVGVELDLGQQVTVVLVLVLTSKGMAGVPGSAFIALSATASAVGVIPVAAVALMLGADRFMDTMRVVTNLLGNCVATFVVSKWDGALDQDRARAVLAAPEEDVPASEAAPR
- a CDS encoding hydantoinase/oxoprolinase family protein, whose protein sequence is MAQQRVAVDVGGTFTDVCVFDEDTKSIRVTKVPSTPDDPMRAVLDGIERGGVDLSEVSLFSHGTTVATNALITRDFQPAAMVTTTGFRDVIEIRDGTKDDLWDAYHDVARPYLRRRDRFEVTERVDHDGNVVTPLDEAEARRVAALLRRRGVRTVAVCFVNSYANPAHEIRMREILEEELPGVTVCASAEILPEIFEHDRFTTTVANAVLAPLVSGYVNRLAEELAAGGYRGDLLLLHSGGGSMTPRTVERYPVRLAASGIAAGAIAARHVATQCGYANAISLDMGGTSTDIAMVHGGELRVTKEWSVEYGYPIIFPSIEVLTIGAGGGSVAHIDEAGSLRNGPQSAGAVPGPACYGAGGTAPTNSDANLVLNRLGTSLAGGAKTLAPELAEAALLDHVARPLGLSLEEAASAVLQVANANMADAVRLISIRRGYDPRDFALIAFGGAGALHGAEVARELGIPTVVVPPNPGVTSALGCLLVDIRHDLSAMFHAVGEEADVEEFENTFAGLEAEASARLRHEGVRAEDAVLQRTVSMRYLGQWRSLTVKCGSGPDALREAIELFHEQHEREHSFRRDDTPVQIYQLGLTAVGVTPKPVIAPHEVVPGEAPAARQTRKVHFDGPGWVDTPVHDRSDLPAGTRLRGPAVIEQLDATTVVPPGARAEIDEWLNIRIHLTEA
- a CDS encoding helix-turn-helix domain-containing protein encodes the protein MELDSRGGWPQLTLRHLVDEPSLQLTVVESGDLSRVVRSAHPVEVAEAAAQLRPGAVALTTGTPFAAAPEDPGPQERLVTDLVAAGAAALLFGTGVHFERVPDPLRAAARERSLPVLAVHAAETPFTAIADHITSGALSMETYLLKRTVWLQNDLLHALSASDPVSALVVRLGALCKGAAVLYEGEGRVVASTGHGPLRLVWEEISARPHGAQRFTVGQWTVATRPFLLRGTRFQLAVASRNGALLDDLSPDLLETAERVLAAANASRSLVISQERAEAARLVSALRTGVTASQVRQTWDRLRPFGFRVGDDLRVVVASALRGEPGVRDTAEVVLEQAELADLPLVLAAEREPDHESGELTAVLADGEAAGPWLDDLARTHLVGVSGPFSDLTVAARYVQEATTAWHLAGRRHGRGSGRTLVRLDEVDFATWLLTRRDDSQVADRFERHFGALTTSPELVETVVHYLACDQDVKRTAELLFIHPNTVRYRLRNVERLIGGRISSAQVVANLYLAFQDDVLACAETVERTPSGVRA
- the idi gene encoding isopentenyl-diphosphate Delta-isomerase, encoding MEKVVLLDETGQAIGIEDKTTVHHRQTPLHLAFSCYVFNDRGEFLLTQRAHHKPTFPSVWTNTCCGHPAPEEDMGAAIVRRLGEELGLTVHDLELALPGFRYRAVMPNGVVENEMCPVFFAFTEDTPRPNPDEVAETRWVDWAEFSTGVLSGRVEVSPWCELQVRQLVELGPDPTRWRGGAPADLPPAAQVA